From a single Triplophysa rosa linkage group LG1, Trosa_1v2, whole genome shotgun sequence genomic region:
- the mfge8a gene encoding milk fat globule EGF and factor V/VIII domain containing a, translating to MKTRSLARFCKIAFVSLVIDCICAVNGDYCKVNLCQNGGTCVTGIGQDPFLCICAEGFTGDACNATESGPCNPNPCKNDGMCEVITNSRRGDVFNNEYVCKCQPGFKGAHCQINVNDCANQPCKNGGVCRDLDGDYNCQCPSPYVGKQCQQRCTSTLGMEEGKIVESQISASSVHRGLFGLQPWGPELARLNNRGIVNAWSPAPQDKSPWIQIDMQKKMRLTEIITQGASRMGVAEFIKAFKVASSFDGKTYTVHRADGQRKVKVFVGNTNNDGTKTNMFDPPIVAQYIHIIPVVCRKACTLRMELVGCELNVHSSTFSCTDPLGMKSRLISDVQLSASSAYITWGIDAFTWHPHYARLDKQGKTNAWAAATNNRSEWLQLDLEKPKRITGIITQGAKDFGIVQFVSAFKIAYSDDGQSWNIVQDQTSGRDKIFQGNIDNNTQQKNLFEPPFFARFVRFLPWEWHERITLRMELLGCDD from the exons ATGAAGACTCGGAGTCTCGCTCGTTTCTGTAAAATCGCTTTTGTCAGTTTAGTCATTGACTGTATTTGTGCTGTAAATG GAGATTACTGCAAGGTAAACCTGTGTCAGAATGGAGGAACGTGTGTGACTGGCATCGGACAAGATCCCTTCCTTTGCATCTGTGCTGAGGGATTTACCGGAGATGCTTGCAATGCCACAGAGAGCG GTCCGTGTAACCCAAACCCGTGTAAAAATGATGGGATGTGTGAGGTGATCACTAACTCTAGAAGAGGAGATGTTTTTAATAATGAGTATGTGTGCAAATGCCAACCGGGATTCAAGGGGGCACACTGCCAAATCA ATGTGAACGACTGTGCAAACCAGCCATGTAAGAATGGAGGCGTATGTCGTGATTTGGATGGAGACTACAACTGCCAGTGCCCTTCCCCATACGTTGGGAAGCAATGCCAGCAAC GTTGTACATCTACATTGGGGATGGAGGAAGGAAAAATTGTTGAGTCCCAGATCTCTGCTTCTTCTGTGCACCGTGGACTATTTGGACTACAACCCTGGGGACCCGAGCTTGCTCGCCTCAACAACAGAGGCATTGTCAATGCTTGGAGCCCTGCACCTCAAGACAAGAGCCCCTGGATTCAG ATCGATATGCAAAAGAAGATGCGTCTCACTGAGATCATTACTCAAGGAGCAAGTCGCATGGGGGTAGCTGAGTTTATCAAAGCTTTTAAAGTAGCGTCCAGCTTCGATGGCAAAACCTACACAGTTCACAGAGCTGATGGCCAGAGAAAAGTCAAG GTGTTTGTGGGTAATACAAATAATGACGGAACCAAGACAAACATGTTTGACCCTCCAATAGTGGCCCAGTATATTCACATCATTCCTGTGGTGTGTCGAAAAGCTTGTACTCTACGAATGGAACTTGTGGGCTGTGAGCTAAATG TGCACTCCAGCACATTTAGTTGCACTGATCCGCTGGGCATGAAGTCACGTCTCATCTCTGACGTGCAGCTCTCAGCATCTAGTGCCTACATCACCTGGGGTATTGATGCATTTACCTGGCACCCTCATTATGCTCGTCTGGACAAGCAAGGCAAGACTAATGCTTGGGCGGCAGCTACCAACAACCGCTCAGAGTGGCTCCAG CTGGATTTGGAGAAACCCAAAAGAATCACTGGCATCATCACTCAGGGAGCGAAAGACTTTGGAATTGTGCAGTTTGTGTCAGCTTTTAAGATTGCATACAGTGATGACGGACAGTCATGGAATATTGTGCAGGATCAAACCTCAGGAAGAGATAAG ATTTTTCAAGGCAACATTGACAACAACACACAGCAAAAGAACTTGTTTGAACCTCCCTTCTTTGCCCGATTCGTACGCTTTTTGCCCTGGGAGTGGCATGAGAGGATAACTCTACGTATGGAGTTGCTGGGCTGTGATGATTAG
- the cpt1aa gene encoding carnitine palmitoyltransferase 1Aa (liver) isoform X2, producing MAEAHQAVAFQFTVTPDGIDLQLSHEALRQVYLSGLHSWKKRFVQFKNGVLNGVYPGSAPGFMLVMAGYMGRAHYLKVDPSLGLLFKLGKHVPISRYMSPQTQMVVGGVMVGIGVWVTIIFTMRSVLKGLLSWHGWMYAPRGKMTWKIQFWVMLVKIFSGMQTPMLYSFQTSLPHLPVPSVKDTMKRYLESVRPLLNDEEYERMEGLALDFQKNLGPKLQWYLKLKSWWATNYVSDWWEEYIYLRGRGPIMVNSNYYAMDFLYVFPTHLQAARAGNSIHAIMLYRRKLDRAQVKPLMLQNTIPMCSSQYERMFNTSRIPGIETDSVQHVSDSRHVVVYHRGRYFKVGLFYDGRLLLPREIEQQMERILADTSEPQPGEETLAALTAGNRVPWACARNAYLRHGKNKQSLDAVEKAAFFVTLDDTEQRYDPDDPVKSLDRYAKSLLHGKCYDRWFDKSFNLIVFKNGTMGLNAEHSWADAPIIGHLWEHVLSMEPVKLGYAEDGHCKGKPYPNLPGPQRLQWSIPPECQTMIANSLSVAEALADDVDSHIIPFSDFGKGLIKKCKTSPDAFIQLALQLAHFRDKEKFCLTYEASMTRLFREGRTETVRSCTVESCAFVRAMVNNDMREEKLRLLKLAAEKHQQMYRLAMTGKGIDRHLFCLYVVSKYLGQDSPFLQEVLSEPWRLSTSQTPLQQLELFDLVRHPEYVTSGGGFGPVADDGYGVAYVIVGENLINFHISSKRSSPETDSHRFGNNIRQAMVDMLNLFQLDTKDPKVI from the exons ATGGCAGAAGCTCATCAGGCTGTGGCCTTTCAGTTTACTGTGACCCCTGATGGCATTGACCTTCAGCTCAGTCATGAAGCTCTTCGGCAGGTCTATCTGTCCGGGCTTCACTCCTGGAAGAAGAGATTTGTCCAGTTCAAG AATGGGGTTTTGAATGGGGTGTACCCAGGAAGCGCACCGGGGTTCATGCTTGTGATGGCAGGATACATGGGAAGAGCACATTATTTAAAAGTGGACCCTTCCCTAGGCCTGCTTTTTAAACTTGGCAAACATGTTCCAATCAG TAGGTACATGTCTCCTCAAACGCAGATGGTAGTTGGGGGTGTCATGGTGGGCATTGGTGTGTGGGTTACCATCATATTTACGATGAGGAGTGTCCTGAAGGGCCTGTTGTCCTGGCACGGCTGGATGTATGCCCCCCGTGGCAAAATGACCTGGAAAATACAATTTTGGGTG ATGCTAGTAAAGATTTTTTCCGGCATGCAAACGCCAATGCTGTACAGCTTCCAGACTTCACTCCCTCACTTACCTGTGCCCTCTGTGAAGGATACAATGAAAAGA TATCTCGAGTCAGTCCGGCCATTGCTGAATGATGAGGAATATGAAAGAATGGAAGGTCTTGCACTAGACTTTCAGAAGAACCTTGGACCAAAACTTCAGTGGTACCTCAAACTGAAGTCTTGGTGGGCCACCAACTAT gtcaGTGATTGGTGGGAAGAATATATCTACTTGAGAGGTCGTGGGCCAATCATGGTTAACAGCAATTACTATGCAATG GACTTTCTGTATGTCTTTCCCACACATCTGCAAGCAGCAAGAGCTGGAAACTCTATCCATGCCATCATGCTTTACAGGAGGAAGTTGGACCGGGCTCAAGTTAAGCCG CTTATGCTTCAAAACACCATCCCCATGTGCTCGTCCCAATATGAGCGTATGTTCAACACCAGTCGCATCCCAGGCATAGAAACAG ACTCTGTGCAGCATGTGTCTGACAGCAGGCATGTTGTGGTGTACCACCGAGGCCGTTACTTTAAAGTGGGGCTATTCTATGATGGACGGTTGCTGTTGCCGCGAGAGATAGAGCAACAGATGGAGAGAATCCTGGCTGACACTTCTGAGCCGCAGCCTGGAGAGGAAACCCTTGCTGCCCTTACTGCCGGAAACAG AGTGCCTTGGGCGTGTGCCCGTAATGCCTACTTAAGACACGGTAAGAACAAACAGTCTTTGGATGCTGTGGAGAAGGCCGCTTTCTTTGTTACACTGGACGATACAGAGCAGCGCTATGATCCAGACGATCCTGTAAAGTCCTTGGACCGCTATGCTAAATCCCTGCTCCACGGGAAATGTTATGACCG gTGGTTTGATAAGTCTTTCAACCTAATCGTGTTTAAGAATGGAACAATGGGCCTTAATGCAGAACATAGTTGGGCTGACGCTCCCATCATTGGCCACCTTTGGGAG CATGTGCTCTCGATGGAACCTGTTAAGCTGGGCTATGCTGAAGATGGCCACTGTAAAGGAAAACCTTACCCTAATCTGCCTGGACCTCAAAGACTTCAGTGGAGTATCCCACCTGAG TGCCAAACTATGATTGCCAACTCTCTATCTGTGGCTGAGGCTTTGGCTGATGATGTGGACTCTCACATCATTCCCTTCAGTGACTTTGGAAAGGGCCTGATCAAGAAGTGCAAGACCAGTCCTGATGCATTCATCCAACTGGCACTACAGCTGGCCCATTTTAGA GACAAAGAGAAGTTTTGCTTGACTTACGAGGCATCGATGACACGTTTATTCAGAGAAGGACGTACAGAGACAGTGCGGTCCTGCACCGTAGAGTCTTGTGCATTTGTTCGTGCCATGGTCAACAACGACATG AGAGAAGAGAAACTTCGATTACTAAAGCTGGCTGCTGAAAAACACCAGCAGATGTACAGACTGGCAATGACTGGAAAAGGCATTGACCGACATCTCTTCTGCCTCTATGTAGTGTCTAAATACCTTGGACAGGATTCCCCTTTTCTCCAGGAG GTATTGTCAGAGCCTTGGAGACTCTCCACCAGTCAGACTCCTCTACAGCAGCTGGAGCTGTTTGACCTGGTGAGACACCCAGAATATGTTACAAGCGGAGGAGGCTTTGGACCA GTTGCTGATGATGGTTACGGTGTTGCTTATGTGATTGTCGGAGAAAACCTTATCAATTTCCACATCTCTTCCAAGCGTTCCAGCCCAGAGACA GACTCTCATCGCTTTGGAAACAATATCAGACAAGCAATGGTTGATATGCTGAATCTTTTTCAGCTTGACACAAAAGACCCCAAAGTGATTTGA
- the cpt1aa gene encoding carnitine palmitoyltransferase 1Aa (liver) isoform X1, with protein MAEAHQAVAFQFTVTPDGIDLQLSHEALRQVYLSGLHSWKKRFVQFKNGVLNGVYPGSAPGFMLVMAGYMGRAHYLKVDPSLGLLFKLGKHVPISRYMSPQTQMVVGGVMVGIGVWVTIIFTMRSVLKGLLSWHGWMYAPRGKMTWKIQFWVMLVKIFSGMQTPMLYSFQTSLPHLPVPSVKDTMKRYLESVRPLLNDEEYERMEGLALDFQKNLGPKLQWYLKLKSWWATNYVSDWWEEYIYLRGRGPIMVNSNYYAMDFLYVFPTHLQAARAGNSIHAIMLYRRKLDRAQVKPLFALANSVPLCSAQWERLFNTCRVPGQERDSVQHVSDSRHVVVYHRGRYFKVGLFYDGRLLLPREIEQQMERILADTSEPQPGEETLAALTAGNRVPWACARNAYLRHGKNKQSLDAVEKAAFFVTLDDTEQRYDPDDPVKSLDRYAKSLLHGKCYDRWFDKSFNLIVFKNGTMGLNAEHSWADAPIIGHLWEHVLSMEPVKLGYAEDGHCKGKPYPNLPGPQRLQWSIPPECQTMIANSLSVAEALADDVDSHIIPFSDFGKGLIKKCKTSPDAFIQLALQLAHFRDKEKFCLTYEASMTRLFREGRTETVRSCTVESCAFVRAMVNNDMREEKLRLLKLAAEKHQQMYRLAMTGKGIDRHLFCLYVVSKYLGQDSPFLQEVLSEPWRLSTSQTPLQQLELFDLVRHPEYVTSGGGFGPVADDGYGVAYVIVGENLINFHISSKRSSPETDSHRFGNNIRQAMVDMLNLFQLDTKDPKVI; from the exons ATGGCAGAAGCTCATCAGGCTGTGGCCTTTCAGTTTACTGTGACCCCTGATGGCATTGACCTTCAGCTCAGTCATGAAGCTCTTCGGCAGGTCTATCTGTCCGGGCTTCACTCCTGGAAGAAGAGATTTGTCCAGTTCAAG AATGGGGTTTTGAATGGGGTGTACCCAGGAAGCGCACCGGGGTTCATGCTTGTGATGGCAGGATACATGGGAAGAGCACATTATTTAAAAGTGGACCCTTCCCTAGGCCTGCTTTTTAAACTTGGCAAACATGTTCCAATCAG TAGGTACATGTCTCCTCAAACGCAGATGGTAGTTGGGGGTGTCATGGTGGGCATTGGTGTGTGGGTTACCATCATATTTACGATGAGGAGTGTCCTGAAGGGCCTGTTGTCCTGGCACGGCTGGATGTATGCCCCCCGTGGCAAAATGACCTGGAAAATACAATTTTGGGTG ATGCTAGTAAAGATTTTTTCCGGCATGCAAACGCCAATGCTGTACAGCTTCCAGACTTCACTCCCTCACTTACCTGTGCCCTCTGTGAAGGATACAATGAAAAGA TATCTCGAGTCAGTCCGGCCATTGCTGAATGATGAGGAATATGAAAGAATGGAAGGTCTTGCACTAGACTTTCAGAAGAACCTTGGACCAAAACTTCAGTGGTACCTCAAACTGAAGTCTTGGTGGGCCACCAACTAT gtcaGTGATTGGTGGGAAGAATATATCTACTTGAGAGGTCGTGGGCCAATCATGGTTAACAGCAATTACTATGCAATG GACTTTCTGTATGTCTTTCCCACACATCTGCAAGCAGCAAGAGCTGGAAACTCTATCCATGCCATCATGCTTTACAGGAGGAAGTTGGACCGGGCTCAAGTTAAGCCG CTTTTTGCACTAGCGAACAGCGTTCCTCTCTGTTCTGCACAGTGGGAGCGGTTATTTAATACATGTCGCGTCCCAGGCCAGGAGAGGG ACTCTGTGCAGCATGTGTCTGACAGCAGGCATGTTGTGGTGTACCACCGAGGCCGTTACTTTAAAGTGGGGCTATTCTATGATGGACGGTTGCTGTTGCCGCGAGAGATAGAGCAACAGATGGAGAGAATCCTGGCTGACACTTCTGAGCCGCAGCCTGGAGAGGAAACCCTTGCTGCCCTTACTGCCGGAAACAG AGTGCCTTGGGCGTGTGCCCGTAATGCCTACTTAAGACACGGTAAGAACAAACAGTCTTTGGATGCTGTGGAGAAGGCCGCTTTCTTTGTTACACTGGACGATACAGAGCAGCGCTATGATCCAGACGATCCTGTAAAGTCCTTGGACCGCTATGCTAAATCCCTGCTCCACGGGAAATGTTATGACCG gTGGTTTGATAAGTCTTTCAACCTAATCGTGTTTAAGAATGGAACAATGGGCCTTAATGCAGAACATAGTTGGGCTGACGCTCCCATCATTGGCCACCTTTGGGAG CATGTGCTCTCGATGGAACCTGTTAAGCTGGGCTATGCTGAAGATGGCCACTGTAAAGGAAAACCTTACCCTAATCTGCCTGGACCTCAAAGACTTCAGTGGAGTATCCCACCTGAG TGCCAAACTATGATTGCCAACTCTCTATCTGTGGCTGAGGCTTTGGCTGATGATGTGGACTCTCACATCATTCCCTTCAGTGACTTTGGAAAGGGCCTGATCAAGAAGTGCAAGACCAGTCCTGATGCATTCATCCAACTGGCACTACAGCTGGCCCATTTTAGA GACAAAGAGAAGTTTTGCTTGACTTACGAGGCATCGATGACACGTTTATTCAGAGAAGGACGTACAGAGACAGTGCGGTCCTGCACCGTAGAGTCTTGTGCATTTGTTCGTGCCATGGTCAACAACGACATG AGAGAAGAGAAACTTCGATTACTAAAGCTGGCTGCTGAAAAACACCAGCAGATGTACAGACTGGCAATGACTGGAAAAGGCATTGACCGACATCTCTTCTGCCTCTATGTAGTGTCTAAATACCTTGGACAGGATTCCCCTTTTCTCCAGGAG GTATTGTCAGAGCCTTGGAGACTCTCCACCAGTCAGACTCCTCTACAGCAGCTGGAGCTGTTTGACCTGGTGAGACACCCAGAATATGTTACAAGCGGAGGAGGCTTTGGACCA GTTGCTGATGATGGTTACGGTGTTGCTTATGTGATTGTCGGAGAAAACCTTATCAATTTCCACATCTCTTCCAAGCGTTCCAGCCCAGAGACA GACTCTCATCGCTTTGGAAACAATATCAGACAAGCAATGGTTGATATGCTGAATCTTTTTCAGCTTGACACAAAAGACCCCAAAGTGATTTGA